The genomic interval CGGCCCTTGGGGCAACGGCAAGGTCTTGCTCCACACCGAACCGAACGCCCACGACGCCGCCGCGAAAACAATCAGCGCCGCACCCATCGGGCTTGCCTGCAGGTTGGAGCCCAGGTTAAGCAGGCCGATACCTACCAGCCCCAGGGCGATCCCGGCCCACTCCAATCTCGAGTTGCGGTGCCCGAACAACAGGCCGAACAGCAAGGTGAACAAGGGAACTGTGGCCACTGCCAGCGCCGCCACGCCCGATGCCACCCCTGCATGCTCGGCCACGGTCACGCCGCCGTTGCCACAGCTAAGCAGCAGAAAACCGATTGCCCCTGCCGCCCGCCACTGCGCCCAAGTCGGCGCCGGCGCACCACGCCAGCGCAGAAAACCGTACAGCAGACCACCCGCAATCAGGAAGCGCACCCCGGCCATGAGCATCGGCGGCCAACTCTCCACACCAATGCGAATGAACAGGTAGGTAGAGCCCCAGACCAGGTACAAGGCCAGGAAAGCACCGATGAGCAACAACGGGAAGCGACGGGAGGCAGGCATGGGAAAACTCGAAATCCGTTTACGGGTCATTCAGTCTAACGGCCTGCCTGGGTCAAGGTACGTTACAGAACGGGCGCAAATGAGCGGCACAATTGTGGTGCGTCCGGTTTAGGGGCAGTGTTGCCTAACGGTATTTGGCCAGCGCTTCGCGCATTTTCGCAGCCGGGGTCTTCTGCAAACGGCAAAGCAGGTCGTGCGAGAGTTGCTGTACACCATGGGCCTGGCGCAATTCGCCTACCAAATGTTGCAGCAGGTTGGCGGCCATCTCGGCATCGGCCATGGCCCTGTGCGCGGTACCGGTATCCGGAAGGCCGGCCCAGCGGGTCAAAGTGCCCAGCTTGTGGT from Pseudomonas fortuita carries:
- the yedA gene encoding drug/metabolite exporter YedA codes for the protein MPASRRFPLLLIGAFLALYLVWGSTYLFIRIGVESWPPMLMAGVRFLIAGGLLYGFLRWRGAPAPTWAQWRAAGAIGFLLLSCGNGGVTVAEHAGVASGVAALAVATVPLFTLLFGLLFGHRNSRLEWAGIALGLVGIGLLNLGSNLQASPMGAALIVFAAASWAFGSVWSKTLPLPQGPMASAAEMLVGGAALLLGSVLSGERMTQMPTAAGWGALAYLVFFGSILAFSAYMYLLKHVRPAAATSYAYVNPAVAVLLGIVFAGEQIGAEECVAMAVIIGAVVLIGLPQWRKAPAPAQPLEGEICK